One genomic segment of Actinomycetota bacterium includes these proteins:
- a CDS encoding NAD-dependent epimerase/dehydratase family protein, producing MRILVTGASGVFGRDVTHRLWQRGHDVVALSRSRPVNLPSGVEFVSADIRDGAKVEKSMAGCDAVVHLAWTVTPSRRVEDHHEIDIDGTQNVLDAMARTGCGRLVFASSVTAYGALPDNPAALKETDPLRPPPEQIYASNKAAAEKMIIASGAPAVLVRASVVLGREVDNVGMRMFATPALVQVRGDPGRMQLLHPEDIGRFFAEAVSSDRTGPVNLAADDVLPMAEVGRLMGKRVAVVSESALKRALDAMWKYNLAEVDPAAYQTLRFMPVVDTAVLREEWGFRCGYTTAECVQDFARSTSWFRYLGRRRVELPWRTKYPVTRIPIETPPPDGTDMVAAAPPGVAGEFDNLVDPRYATYTAANTSEAFPGPLTPMSLEVGVRSMRAAAEMTGHVIGIREPLRSHLWHRSTGLFGHAVYANLSVIHEMAQQMPGYDPEAWNELMFGGAEIKAETPAASRSQALRTAGRVVPRLGYYAREIGRFERQIPGLVMSVADLASLPDERLVARLGLMHDMVVHAWGLAATASAWAAAVFGAIEKKAGSSVAVSIRGGRDRLASAGALLAVQRLAAKARKDPAVAEVLRSRRPGEALAEIRASAPAFARLVDVAIARHGHRGPWETELSSLMFGDAPELLIDSVAKHLDAPERSTPPVVRLRASVRAMSKIGHHFQRTRERGRDAAMAMTHQYRLAARERGRRLARDGVLDDPGDVYYLTLDQATEPPANVREIVARRRAERERLAGLSMPITFTGHWEAQTADVEPLRAGEELPGIPASSGVTRGVVRILRSGTADDLQPGEVLVAKLTDTGWTPLFGYAAAVVTDMGGQLSHAAVVAREFGIPCVVQTNTATLRLRTGQTVEVDGGTGVVRAID from the coding sequence TCCGGCGTTTTCGGACGCGACGTCACGCACCGTCTCTGGCAGAGGGGCCACGACGTCGTCGCGCTCTCGCGGAGCCGGCCGGTGAACCTCCCCAGCGGCGTCGAGTTCGTCTCGGCGGACATCCGCGACGGCGCCAAGGTCGAGAAGTCGATGGCCGGCTGCGACGCGGTGGTTCACCTCGCGTGGACGGTGACTCCTTCGCGCCGCGTCGAGGATCACCACGAGATCGACATCGACGGCACGCAGAACGTGCTCGACGCGATGGCTCGGACCGGCTGCGGCCGTTTGGTGTTCGCGTCGTCGGTCACCGCGTACGGTGCGCTGCCCGACAACCCGGCGGCCCTGAAGGAGACGGATCCCTTGCGGCCGCCGCCCGAGCAGATCTACGCGAGCAACAAGGCCGCCGCGGAGAAGATGATCATCGCGAGCGGCGCACCGGCGGTGCTGGTCCGCGCGTCGGTCGTGCTCGGTCGCGAGGTCGACAACGTCGGGATGCGGATGTTCGCGACGCCTGCGCTCGTCCAGGTTCGTGGCGATCCCGGCCGGATGCAGCTCCTCCACCCGGAGGACATCGGCCGCTTCTTCGCCGAAGCCGTGTCGAGCGACCGCACCGGACCGGTCAACCTTGCCGCCGACGACGTGCTCCCGATGGCGGAGGTCGGCCGGCTGATGGGGAAACGCGTCGCGGTGGTGAGCGAGTCGGCGCTCAAGCGGGCGCTCGACGCGATGTGGAAGTACAACCTCGCCGAGGTCGACCCGGCCGCGTACCAGACCCTGCGCTTCATGCCGGTGGTCGACACGGCCGTCCTCCGCGAGGAGTGGGGGTTCCGGTGCGGCTACACCACGGCCGAGTGTGTGCAGGACTTCGCGCGGTCGACGAGCTGGTTCCGGTACCTGGGCCGGCGCCGGGTCGAGCTGCCGTGGCGCACGAAGTACCCCGTCACGCGGATCCCCATCGAGACTCCGCCGCCGGACGGCACCGACATGGTCGCCGCCGCGCCGCCGGGGGTGGCCGGCGAGTTCGACAACCTGGTGGACCCCCGGTACGCGACCTACACCGCCGCCAACACCTCGGAGGCGTTCCCCGGTCCCCTTACGCCGATGTCGCTCGAGGTTGGGGTGCGGAGCATGCGCGCCGCCGCCGAGATGACCGGGCACGTGATCGGGATCCGGGAACCGCTCCGGAGCCACCTGTGGCACCGTTCGACCGGCCTGTTCGGTCACGCCGTCTACGCGAACCTCTCGGTGATCCACGAGATGGCGCAGCAGATGCCGGGCTACGACCCGGAGGCGTGGAACGAGCTGATGTTCGGCGGGGCCGAGATCAAGGCGGAAACTCCCGCCGCCTCGAGGTCGCAGGCCCTCCGGACGGCCGGCCGCGTCGTGCCGCGACTCGGCTACTACGCGAGGGAGATCGGCCGGTTCGAGCGGCAGATCCCCGGCCTGGTGATGAGCGTCGCCGACCTGGCCTCGCTCCCCGACGAGCGGCTCGTCGCGCGGCTCGGGCTCATGCACGACATGGTCGTCCACGCCTGGGGTCTGGCCGCGACGGCGAGCGCCTGGGCCGCAGCCGTCTTCGGCGCGATCGAGAAGAAGGCCGGCAGCTCGGTCGCCGTCTCGATCCGCGGCGGACGCGACCGGCTCGCCAGCGCCGGCGCGCTGCTCGCCGTGCAGCGACTCGCCGCGAAGGCTCGGAAGGATCCCGCGGTGGCGGAGGTGCTCCGGTCGCGCCGTCCCGGCGAGGCGCTCGCGGAGATCAGGGCCTCGGCACCGGCGTTCGCGCGACTGGTCGACGTCGCGATCGCGCGGCACGGCCATCGGGGCCCCTGGGAGACGGAGCTGTCGAGCCTCATGTTCGGCGACGCGCCCGAGCTATTGATCGACTCGGTCGCCAAGCATCTCGACGCGCCCGAGCGTTCCACGCCGCCGGTAGTGCGGCTCCGCGCGAGCGTGCGCGCGATGTCGAAGATCGGTCATCACTTCCAGCGGACGCGGGAGCGCGGCCGCGACGCGGCGATGGCGATGACCCATCAGTACCGGCTGGCCGCCCGCGAGCGCGGGCGTCGCCTCGCACGCGACGGGGTGCTCGACGATCCGGGCGACGTCTACTACCTCACGCTCGATCAGGCGACGGAGCCGCCGGCGAACGTGAGGGAGATCGTGGCTCGCCGCCGGGCGGAACGCGAACGGCTCGCGGGGCTTTCGATGCCGATCACGTTCACCGGTCACTGGGAGGCGCAGACGGCGGACGTCGAGCCGCTGCGAGCCGGCGAGGAACTGCCCGGGATCCCGGCTTCCTCGGGCGTGACCCGCGGCGTCGTTCGGATCCTTCGATCGGGCACCGCCGACGACCTCCAGCCCGGCGAGGTGCTGGTGGCGAAGCTGACCGACACGGGATGGACGCCGCTGTTCGGCTATGCCGCCGCCGTGGTCACCGACATGGGTGGGCAGCTCTCGCACGCCGCGGTCGTGGCGCGCGAGTTCGGCATCCCGTGCGTCGTGCAGACCAACACCGCGACGCTCCGGCTGCGGACCGGCCAGACCGTCGAGGTCGACGGCGGCACCGGCGTCGTGCGGGCGATCGACTGA